Proteins from a genomic interval of Clostridium scatologenes:
- a CDS encoding acetaldehyde dehydrogenase (acetylating) produces MDVIDKDLISIQEVRTLVSKAKEAQKILAAMSQKQIDKIVKAISDAGAENAEKLARMAEEETGFGKWKDKIVKNTFASKRVYEYIKDMKTVGIINENREKKIVEIAVPVGVVAGLVPSTNPTSTVIYKAMISVKGGNSIVFSPHPNAKNCILETIKIISKAAVEAGCPEGAISGVTVPSMEGTSELMKHKDVALILATGGSAMVKAAYSSGTPAIGVGPGNGPAFIEKSADIKLAVKRILDSKTFDNGTICASEQSVVVEECSRVKVIEEFKKQGGYFMTEEEADRLSKFILRANGTMNPKIVGKSPKNIAEMAGISIPENTRVLIAKETKVGKQYPYSREKLAPILAFYCEENWEKACEKCIDVLNNEGAGHTLIIHSSNEDIIREFALKKPVSRLLVNTPGALGGIGAATNLVPALTLGCGAVGGSSTSDNIGPMNLINIRRMVYGVKEIEELRGEENISSCENLKDLNEEYINAIVEKLLEKLKG; encoded by the coding sequence ATGGACGTTATAGATAAGGACTTAATATCTATTCAAGAAGTTAGAACTCTTGTATCAAAAGCTAAAGAAGCTCAAAAGATACTTGCAGCGATGAGCCAGAAACAAATAGATAAAATAGTTAAGGCAATATCGGATGCTGGAGCTGAAAATGCAGAAAAATTAGCTAGAATGGCAGAAGAAGAAACAGGATTTGGTAAGTGGAAAGATAAAATTGTAAAAAATACCTTTGCCAGCAAAAGAGTATATGAATATATAAAAGATATGAAAACTGTAGGAATCATAAATGAGAATAGGGAAAAGAAAATTGTAGAGATAGCAGTACCTGTAGGTGTTGTGGCAGGTCTTGTGCCTTCAACAAATCCTACTTCAACAGTTATATATAAGGCTATGATATCTGTTAAGGGGGGAAATTCTATAGTTTTCTCACCACATCCTAATGCAAAAAATTGCATATTAGAAACTATTAAAATTATTTCTAAAGCAGCAGTTGAAGCAGGATGCCCAGAAGGAGCTATATCAGGTGTTACAGTTCCAAGCATGGAAGGTACATCTGAACTTATGAAACATAAAGATGTAGCTTTAATACTTGCAACTGGTGGATCAGCAATGGTAAAAGCAGCATACAGTTCAGGAACACCAGCAATAGGAGTAGGACCTGGAAATGGACCTGCATTCATAGAAAAATCTGCAGATATAAAATTAGCTGTTAAAAGAATTTTAGATAGTAAAACTTTTGATAATGGAACAATATGTGCTTCTGAACAATCAGTAGTAGTAGAAGAATGTTCAAGAGTTAAAGTTATTGAAGAGTTCAAAAAACAAGGTGGATACTTCATGACAGAAGAAGAAGCAGATAGATTGTCAAAGTTTATTTTAAGAGCTAATGGAACAATGAATCCTAAAATTGTAGGTAAGAGTCCTAAGAATATAGCAGAAATGGCAGGGATAAGTATACCAGAAAATACACGAGTACTTATTGCTAAGGAAACAAAAGTTGGAAAACAATATCCTTATTCAAGAGAAAAGCTTGCTCCAATTTTAGCATTTTATTGTGAAGAAAATTGGGAAAAAGCATGTGAAAAGTGTATAGATGTATTAAATAATGAAGGAGCTGGACATACTCTTATAATTCATTCAAGTAATGAAGATATAATAAGAGAATTTGCACTAAAAAAACCAGTTTCAAGACTTCTTGTAAATACTCCAGGAGCTTTAGGTGGAATAGGTGCAGCAACAAATCTTGTCCCAGCCTTAACTTTAGGTTGTGGAGCAGTAGGTGGAAGTTCAACTTCTGATAATATAGGACCTATGAATTTAATCAATATAAGAAGAATGGTTTATGGAGTTAAAGAAATAGAAGAATTAAGAGGAGAAGAGAATATTTCTTCTTGTGAAAATTTAAAAGATTTAAATGAAGAATATATAAATGCAATAGTTGAAAAATTATTAGAAAAACTTAAAGGTTAA
- a CDS encoding BMC domain-containing protein — protein sequence MNNGALGLIEVYGYLGAIEAADTALKAANVNLIGCEKVKGGIVTVKIKGDVGAVNSAVQAAEEATKKICKLISTHVIARPEKSTWSILEEKVEIIEENNNFVSEDAIIEKTLNDEEESKKLEFEETTSKKIVKEDFAKELENKTVEELRRLVRSMKSPMTNKQIKFARKDRLIQEILTYYKED from the coding sequence ATGAATAATGGAGCATTAGGGTTAATAGAAGTATACGGTTACCTTGGTGCCATAGAAGCTGCTGATACGGCACTTAAAGCTGCTAATGTTAATTTAATAGGATGCGAAAAAGTAAAAGGTGGAATAGTTACTGTAAAAATAAAAGGAGATGTAGGGGCAGTTAATTCAGCGGTACAAGCTGCAGAAGAAGCTACTAAAAAGATATGTAAATTGATTTCAACACATGTTATAGCAAGACCAGAAAAAAGTACTTGGAGTATTCTGGAAGAAAAAGTTGAAATTATAGAGGAAAATAATAATTTTGTTAGTGAAGACGCAATTATTGAAAAAACGTTAAATGATGAAGAAGAAAGTAAAAAATTAGAATTTGAAGAAACTACAAGTAAAAAAATTGTTAAAGAAGACTTTGCAAAAGAGTTAGAAAATAAAACTGTAGAAGAATTACGAAGATTAGTAAGGTCAATGAAATCGCCTATGACAAATAAACAAATTAAATTTGCCAGAAAAGATAGGCTGATCCAAGAAATACTAACCTATTATAAGGAGGATTAA
- the eutL gene encoding ethanolamine utilization microcompartment protein EutL, with protein sequence MKNEAIRATVLSVKIISNVSPEMAKAFNLESHHKSLGLITSDIDDVTYTALDEATKAADVDVVYAKSMYGGSANSNTKLAGEVIGILAGPNPAEVRSGVNSLLDFVENGAHFVSANDDNSIVYYAHCISRTGTYLSQTANIKEGEAIAYLIAPPLEAMYGLDAALKAADVSLAAFYGPPSETNFGGGLLTGSQSACKAACDAFAAAVQFVAENPTAF encoded by the coding sequence ATGAAAAACGAAGCTATTCGTGCAACAGTATTAAGTGTAAAGATAATTTCAAATGTAAGTCCAGAAATGGCTAAAGCCTTTAATTTAGAATCACATCATAAAAGTCTTGGTTTAATAACATCAGATATAGATGATGTAACTTACACTGCTTTAGATGAAGCTACAAAAGCAGCAGATGTGGATGTAGTTTATGCAAAATCAATGTATGGAGGTTCGGCTAATTCAAATACAAAATTAGCTGGTGAAGTTATAGGTATACTTGCAGGACCAAATCCAGCAGAAGTTAGAAGTGGTGTTAACTCACTTCTTGACTTTGTAGAAAATGGAGCGCATTTTGTAAGTGCTAATGATGACAATTCAATAGTATATTATGCTCATTGCATATCAAGAACTGGAACCTACCTTTCACAAACAGCTAATATAAAAGAAGGAGAAGCAATAGCTTATTTAATAGCACCTCCTCTTGAAGCAATGTATGGATTAGATGCAGCTTTAAAAGCAGCAGATGTAAGTTTAGCAGCATTTTACGGACCACCATCAGAAACTAACTTTGGTGGAGGATTATTAACAGGAAGTCAATCAGCTTGTAAAGCAGCATGTGATGCTTTTGCTGCAGCAGTGCAGTTTGTAGCTGAAAATCCAACAGCTTTTTAA
- the eutC gene encoding ethanolamine ammonia-lyase subunit EutC: MSEVELKQLVSQLLTEMTSDKKEEFKKEIEPKKCTSSSQVENGFVDDITEINIKEQLLVPNPSDAEGYLKMKEKTPSRIGIWRAGPRYKTETSLRFRADHAAAQDSVFSDVPEEFLKEENLFSVKTLCENKDEYITRPDLGRKFSKETIDEIKSKCTMRPQVQIYVSDGLSSAAIEANIKDILPAIMQGLNSYNLSVGTTFFVKYGRVGAMDVISEALQADVTCVLIGERPGLVTAESMSAYIAYKATVNMPEARRTVLSNIHKGGTAPVEAGAHIAEIIKEILDKKASGIDLKI; this comes from the coding sequence ATATCAGAAGTAGAATTAAAACAATTAGTTTCCCAACTTTTAACGGAAATGACAAGTGATAAAAAAGAAGAATTTAAAAAAGAAATTGAGCCTAAAAAATGTACATCATCATCTCAAGTAGAAAATGGATTTGTAGATGATATAACAGAAATTAATATAAAAGAGCAGCTTTTAGTTCCAAATCCATCGGATGCTGAGGGATATTTAAAAATGAAAGAAAAAACTCCATCAAGAATTGGAATATGGAGAGCTGGTCCAAGATATAAAACGGAAACTTCACTTAGATTTAGAGCAGACCATGCAGCAGCACAGGATTCAGTATTTTCAGATGTTCCTGAGGAATTTTTAAAGGAAGAAAATCTTTTCTCAGTAAAAACTTTATGTGAGAATAAGGATGAATATATAACAAGACCAGATTTAGGAAGAAAGTTTTCAAAGGAAACAATAGATGAGATTAAATCTAAGTGCACTATGAGACCACAGGTTCAAATATATGTATCAGATGGTTTGAGCTCAGCTGCAATAGAAGCTAATATTAAGGACATACTTCCAGCTATTATGCAAGGACTTAATTCTTATAATTTAAGCGTTGGAACTACTTTCTTTGTAAAATACGGAAGAGTAGGAGCTATGGATGTCATTTCAGAAGCATTACAAGCAGATGTTACTTGCGTGCTTATAGGTGAAAGACCAGGTCTTGTAACAGCAGAAAGTATGAGTGCATATATAGCTTATAAGGCAACAGTAAATATGCCAGAAGCTAGAAGAACTGTTCTTTCAAATATACACAAAGGTGGAACAGCACCAGTTGAAGCAGGAGCACATATAGCTGAAATAATAAAAGAAATTTTGGATAAAAAAGCAAGCGGTATAGATTTAAAAATTTAA
- a CDS encoding ethanolamine ammonia-lyase subunit EutB translates to MKLKTKLFGHVYEFKSLMEVMAKANEEKSGDKLAGIAAESSEERVAAKVVLASVTLEDLRNNPAVPYEVDEVTRIIQDAVNEKIYNEIKNWTVSELREWILDEDTTGADIKRVSRGLTSEMVAAVAKLMSNLDLIYGARKIRITAHCNTTIGLEGTLSARLQPNHPTDDPDGILASLMEGLSFGIGDAVIGLNPVDDSVESVTKVLKKFDEFKNKWKIPTQNCVLAHVTTQMEAVRKGAPTDLIFQSIAGSQKGNEAFGITGDMIEEARQLALKEGTGEGPNVMYFETGQGSELSSDAHHGVDQLTMEARCYGFAKKYNPFLVNTVVGFIGPEYLYDSKQVIRAGLEDHFMGKLTGIPMGCDACYTNHMKADQNDIENLAVLLAAAGCNYFMGVPHGDDVMLNYQCTGYHDTATLRELLNLKPIKEFDQWLNKMGFVENGKLTKKAGDASVFLK, encoded by the coding sequence TTGAAATTAAAAACAAAATTATTTGGACATGTATATGAATTCAAATCATTGATGGAAGTAATGGCTAAAGCCAATGAAGAAAAATCAGGAGATAAGCTTGCTGGAATTGCTGCGGAATCTTCTGAAGAGAGAGTAGCTGCTAAGGTAGTTTTAGCAAGTGTTACTTTGGAAGATCTAAGAAATAATCCTGCAGTACCATATGAAGTTGATGAAGTAACAAGAATAATTCAAGATGCAGTAAATGAAAAGATTTATAATGAGATAAAAAATTGGACAGTATCAGAATTAAGAGAATGGATATTAGATGAAGACACTACTGGAGCTGATATAAAGAGAGTGAGCAGAGGATTAACTAGTGAAATGGTTGCTGCAGTAGCAAAGCTAATGTCAAATTTAGATTTGATATATGGAGCAAGAAAGATAAGAATAACGGCTCACTGCAATACAACTATAGGATTAGAAGGAACTTTATCTGCAAGACTTCAGCCTAACCATCCTACAGATGACCCTGATGGAATACTTGCATCTCTTATGGAAGGATTAAGTTTTGGTATCGGAGATGCTGTTATAGGATTAAATCCAGTTGATGATTCTGTGGAAAGTGTAACAAAAGTATTAAAGAAATTTGATGAATTTAAAAATAAATGGAAAATACCAACACAGAATTGTGTACTTGCACATGTAACAACTCAAATGGAAGCTGTAAGAAAAGGAGCTCCAACTGATCTTATATTCCAAAGTATAGCAGGTTCACAAAAAGGAAATGAAGCCTTTGGAATAACTGGTGACATGATTGAAGAAGCTAGACAACTAGCATTAAAAGAAGGTACTGGAGAAGGACCAAATGTGATGTATTTTGAAACTGGACAGGGATCTGAGTTATCTTCAGACGCCCATCATGGAGTTGACCAGCTTACTATGGAAGCAAGATGTTATGGTTTTGCTAAAAAGTATAATCCTTTCCTTGTAAACACAGTAGTTGGATTTATAGGACCTGAATACTTATATGATAGTAAACAGGTTATAAGGGCAGGACTTGAGGATCATTTCATGGGTAAACTTACAGGAATACCAATGGGATGTGATGCTTGCTACACTAACCACATGAAAGCTGATCAAAATGACATAGAAAACTTAGCTGTACTGCTTGCAGCAGCAGGTTGTAACTACTTTATGGGAGTGCCACATGGTGATGATGTAATGCTTAATTATCAATGCACAGGATACCATGATACAGCTACTTTAAGAGAATTATTAAACTTGAAGCCAATAAAGGAATTTGATCAATGGCTTAATAAAATGGGTTTTGTAGAAAATGGAAAATTAACTAAAAAAGCAGGAGATGCATCTGTATTTCTTAAATAG
- the eutA gene encoding ethanolamine ammonia-lyase reactivating factor EutA, with the protein MKEEILSVGIDIGTSTTQLIFSNITIENTASSFSVPRISIVDKKIVYRSDIYFTPLISQKEINGERVREIVKSEYEKAGVSKDDVRTGAVIITGETARKNNANYVIQKLSGFAGDFVVATAGPDLESIISGKGAGADRISKEENTVVVNLDIGGGTTNIAVFNRGELVEVGCLDIGGRLIKIDKSSRKITYIAEKIKELCKLKKIEIQEGEEASKDKLSAVVDEMVKLLEESVGLRERSGFYERIITNKGLDLKKDIKCITFSGGVADYIYNEPDGDIFKYGDIGILLGQAIKKSFLCEKLNLKKSQETIRATVVGAGSHTTDISGSTITYTEDKLPIKNLPILKLSSEDEKLEPKELTKIIKEKLNWFVLENEIQPVALALKAKKNPSFKEIEELSSVLIEGMAEIMKEDFPIIVVVENDIAKVLGQTIQNNLNFKKPVICIDAIKVQNGDYIDIGKPLADGKVVPVVIKTLVFNS; encoded by the coding sequence GTGAAAGAAGAGATTTTAAGTGTGGGAATTGACATAGGGACATCCACTACACAGCTTATATTCAGTAATATAACAATTGAAAATACAGCTTCAAGTTTTTCTGTACCAAGAATAAGTATAGTAGATAAGAAAATTGTATATAGAAGCGATATTTACTTTACACCTCTTATATCTCAAAAAGAAATTAATGGTGAAAGGGTAAGAGAAATTGTAAAAAGTGAATATGAAAAAGCTGGAGTGTCTAAAGATGATGTTAGAACAGGGGCTGTAATCATAACAGGAGAAACTGCAAGAAAGAATAATGCCAATTATGTAATACAAAAATTAAGTGGGTTTGCTGGAGATTTTGTAGTGGCAACTGCAGGACCAGATCTTGAGTCAATAATTTCAGGAAAAGGTGCAGGTGCTGACAGAATATCTAAGGAAGAAAATACTGTGGTAGTTAATTTAGACATTGGTGGAGGAACCACAAATATTGCAGTATTTAATAGAGGAGAATTAGTTGAAGTTGGATGTCTTGATATAGGCGGAAGACTTATAAAAATTGATAAATCTTCAAGAAAAATAACTTATATAGCAGAAAAAATAAAAGAGTTATGTAAGCTAAAGAAAATTGAAATTCAAGAAGGTGAAGAAGCCTCAAAAGATAAACTTTCTGCTGTAGTAGATGAAATGGTAAAACTTTTGGAAGAAAGTGTAGGTCTTAGAGAAAGATCAGGATTTTATGAAAGAATTATAACTAATAAAGGATTAGATCTTAAAAAAGATATAAAGTGCATAACCTTTTCAGGAGGGGTTGCAGATTATATATACAATGAACCAGATGGAGATATCTTTAAATATGGTGATATAGGAATACTATTAGGTCAAGCTATTAAAAAATCTTTTTTATGTGAAAAGTTAAACTTAAAAAAATCTCAAGAAACTATAAGAGCTACAGTGGTAGGTGCAGGCTCACATACTACAGATATAAGTGGAAGTACTATAACCTACACAGAAGATAAACTTCCTATAAAAAATCTTCCAATATTGAAGTTATCTTCAGAAGATGAAAAGTTAGAGCCTAAAGAACTTACTAAAATTATAAAGGAAAAATTAAACTGGTTTGTATTAGAAAATGAAATTCAGCCAGTGGCACTTGCTTTAAAAGCTAAGAAGAATCCTAGCTTTAAAGAAATTGAAGAGCTTTCTAGTGTGCTAATAGAAGGTATGGCAGAAATAATGAAAGAGGATTTTCCTATTATAGTTGTAGTAGAAAATGATATTGCTAAGGTTTTGGGACAAACTATACAGAATAACTTGAATTTTAAGAAACCAGTTATATGTATAGATGCTATAAAAGTTCAAAATGGGGACTACATTGATATTGGTAAGCCATTAGCAGATGGAAAAGTAGTACCTGTAGTAATTAAGACATTGGTATTTAATTCTTAA
- a CDS encoding sensor histidine kinase, with protein sequence MHNPNIRELSIQYTDLTKHDILKIENMVCSIQSLADVSNGDVFIDCPTRDKDVAIVVAEAKPLNGKSMYKNSVVGKLAYRSNEPAVLRTLELGIATKELKAVTQEMVNVRQSVAPIKNNNRVIGALIIEKDVTSKINNDRYVEMLTEGYKTLTDTLMSITEGGNPITNNLDQAIIMFDEDGVVRFKNPKADRLYSKLGYKDTLIGMDYDNISFDNSTFENVIKESNMENASSGQSIQVQEVNVGNLFLELKRIFIPAKTIKLILMIKDITSMKQKEKELILKSVAIKEIHHRVKNNLQTVASLLRLQARRSDNESTKESLNESMNRILSIAATHEILAKEGIDEVNIQDVVSNIKNNTVKYFDGESKNIKVNLEGDDFKIDSDKATSIALVVNELLQNSMHYAFKNKDSGIIDIIIKKGEIYSAINLIDNGIGFDIKNKRSNSLGLSIVKNLVKDKLNGDIDIVSNNTGTKIRFDFKN encoded by the coding sequence ATGCATAATCCAAATATAAGAGAATTAAGTATACAATATACTGATTTAACTAAACATGATATATTAAAAATAGAAAATATGGTGTGTTCAATACAATCTTTAGCAGATGTATCTAATGGGGATGTATTTATAGATTGTCCAACAAGAGATAAAGATGTAGCAATAGTAGTAGCAGAAGCAAAACCACTAAATGGTAAGAGTATGTATAAAAATTCAGTAGTTGGAAAACTAGCTTATAGAAGTAATGAGCCGGCAGTATTAAGAACATTGGAGCTTGGTATAGCTACAAAGGAATTAAAAGCTGTAACTCAAGAAATGGTAAATGTAAGACAAAGTGTTGCACCTATTAAAAATAATAATAGGGTAATAGGTGCACTTATAATAGAAAAAGATGTAACAAGTAAGATCAATAATGACAGATATGTAGAAATGTTAACTGAAGGATACAAAACATTAACAGATACACTTATGTCTATAACTGAAGGTGGTAATCCTATAACCAATAATTTAGATCAAGCTATAATCATGTTTGATGAAGATGGAGTGGTAAGATTTAAAAATCCTAAAGCTGATAGGCTTTATTCAAAGTTAGGTTATAAGGATACATTAATTGGAATGGATTATGATAACATATCCTTTGATAATTCCACATTCGAAAATGTTATAAAAGAGAGTAACATGGAAAATGCTTCTTCAGGCCAAAGCATTCAAGTACAAGAAGTTAATGTTGGAAACTTGTTTTTAGAATTAAAAAGAATATTTATACCAGCCAAAACGATAAAACTTATTTTAATGATTAAGGACATAACCAGTATGAAACAAAAGGAAAAAGAACTTATATTAAAATCTGTGGCTATTAAAGAAATACATCACAGGGTTAAAAATAATCTTCAAACCGTAGCAAGCCTTTTAAGGCTTCAAGCTAGGAGAAGTGATAATGAAAGCACAAAAGAATCCTTAAATGAAAGCATGAATAGGATATTAAGCATAGCAGCTACACATGAGATACTTGCCAAAGAAGGCATAGATGAAGTAAATATTCAGGATGTAGTAAGCAATATAAAAAACAATACTGTAAAATACTTTGACGGTGAAAGCAAAAATATAAAAGTAAATTTAGAAGGTGACGATTTTAAAATAGATTCTGATAAGGCAACGTCTATAGCATTAGTTGTAAATGAGTTATTACAAAATTCTATGCATTATGCTTTTAAAAATAAGGATTCAGGAATTATAGATATAATAATTAAAAAAGGTGAAATTTATTCCGCTATAAATTTAATAGATAATGGAATAGGTTTTGATATTAAAAATAAGAGAAGTAATAGTCTTGGTTTAAGTATAGTAAAGAATTTAGTAAAAGATAAACTAAATGGAGATATAGATATAGTTTCAAATAACACAGGAACAAAAATAAGATTTGATTTTAAAAATTAA
- a CDS encoding ANTAR domain-containing response regulator, which produces MLKRIVIADDEPITRMDLREMLEEAKYNVVAEASDGFDAVELCRRYLPDLVIMDIKMPILDGLNATKIIQNENLAGGVVLLTAYSGNDFIEKAAKVGAIGYLVKPLDQKSLVPTLEVAISKSREFKKMKKDLEDISKKLEERKTIEKAKGLLIKKENISEEDAYSKIRNLSMNKRCTMKQISEIILSNYA; this is translated from the coding sequence ATGTTAAAAAGAATAGTAATAGCCGATGATGAACCTATTACAAGAATGGATTTACGAGAGATGCTGGAGGAAGCTAAATACAATGTGGTAGCAGAAGCTTCTGATGGTTTTGATGCAGTGGAGCTTTGTAGAAGATATTTACCGGATTTGGTGATTATGGATATAAAGATGCCTATACTTGATGGATTGAATGCTACAAAAATAATTCAAAATGAAAATTTAGCAGGTGGAGTAGTACTTCTTACAGCCTACAGTGGAAATGATTTTATTGAAAAAGCAGCTAAAGTTGGAGCAATAGGATACTTGGTAAAGCCGCTAGATCAAAAATCTTTAGTTCCTACTCTTGAGGTAGCAATATCTAAAAGTAGAGAATTTAAAAAGATGAAGAAAGATCTTGAAGATATTAGTAAGAAACTTGAAGAAAGAAAAACAATAGAAAAAGCTAAAGGATTGTTAATAAAAAAAGAAAACATTAGTGAAGAAGATGCTTATTCTAAAATTAGAAATTTAAGTATGAATAAAAGATGCACCATGAAACAAATATCGGAGATAATACTTTCAAATTATGCATAA
- a CDS encoding EutP/PduV family microcompartment system protein yields MKTLLLIGRTGSGKTTLTQVLNKECVQYKKTQAVEVCENIIDTPGEYIENRAYYKALIVSSVEADIIAFIQDCTEEESLFPPEFAGAFQKTVIGIITKIDLCKCENSIKRAQKLLEVAGAKKIFKISSTENSGIDEIKKYIQ; encoded by the coding sequence ATGAAAACGTTATTGCTCATTGGAAGGACAGGCTCTGGAAAAACTACATTAACTCAAGTGCTAAATAAAGAATGTGTGCAATATAAAAAGACTCAGGCTGTTGAAGTTTGTGAAAATATAATCGATACTCCGGGAGAATACATAGAAAATAGAGCTTATTATAAAGCTTTAATAGTATCTTCAGTAGAGGCAGATATAATTGCATTTATTCAGGATTGTACAGAGGAAGAAAGTTTATTTCCACCAGAATTTGCAGGGGCTTTTCAAAAAACTGTTATAGGCATTATAACAAAAATAGATTTGTGCAAATGTGAAAACAGCATAAAAAGGGCACAAAAGTTGCTTGAAGTTGCAGGCGCTAAAAAGATATTTAAGATAAGTAGTACAGAAAATTCAGGTATAGATGAAATAAAAAAATATATCCAGTAA
- a CDS encoding BMC domain-containing protein, which translates to MEDKQRIIQEYVPGKQVTLAHIIANPNKDIYKKLGLVSEIKDAIGILTITPSEASIIAADVATKAAGVSIGFLDRFSGSLVITGDVGSVESAVKAVLDVLTNTNSFSASPITKS; encoded by the coding sequence ATGGAAGACAAACAAAGAATAATTCAAGAATACGTACCGGGAAAGCAGGTAACATTAGCTCACATCATAGCAAATCCAAACAAGGATATATATAAGAAGTTAGGACTTGTTTCTGAGATAAAAGATGCCATAGGCATTCTCACTATAACTCCAAGTGAAGCGTCTATAATAGCTGCAGATGTAGCAACTAAAGCAGCTGGAGTATCAATAGGATTTTTAGACAGATTCAGTGGTTCTTTAGTTATAACAGGGGATGTAGGAAGTGTAGAGTCAGCTGTTAAAGCAGTATTAGATGTTTTAACTAATACAAACTCTTTTTCAGCATCACCTATTACAAAGTCATAA
- a CDS encoding 1-propanol dehydrogenase PduQ, which translates to MEDFKLKTNIFFGEGSLKRLSELQYNKVFIVTDPFMVESGAINKIVDKFKKEDMDLSIFSDVVPDPPIENIIKGVKVMIEFDPDVVVALGGGSAIDTAKAICLFKNKVSNQLANNINKKNVKFIAIPTTSGTGSEVTNFSVITDRKKGVKYPLISDELLADEAILDAELVKTVPDFITADTGMDVLTHAIEAYVSLKSTDYTDALAEKSIKMVFENLISAYNHGDNMEARRKMHNASCMAGIAFNSASLGINHGIAHTIGGRFHLSHGKTNAILLPYVIEFNANMKNNSIYNYSDSSDSNTAKKYAQIASILGLPCPTVRQGVKNLISAIRKLLKDLKIPNSFKEAGLDKKEFYDELTILSQRSIDDRCSSTNPRSLNIEEVIELLKKTYNGK; encoded by the coding sequence ATGGAAGATTTTAAATTAAAAACAAATATTTTTTTTGGAGAAGGGTCTTTAAAAAGGTTGAGTGAATTACAATATAATAAGGTATTTATAGTAACAGATCCTTTTATGGTTGAATCAGGTGCTATAAATAAGATAGTTGACAAATTTAAAAAAGAAGATATGGATTTATCAATATTTTCAGATGTAGTACCAGATCCGCCTATAGAAAATATAATCAAAGGTGTAAAGGTTATGATAGAATTTGATCCAGATGTTGTAGTAGCTTTAGGTGGAGGGTCCGCCATTGATACAGCAAAAGCTATATGTTTATTTAAAAATAAAGTATCAAATCAATTGGCAAATAATATAAATAAGAAAAATGTTAAATTTATTGCTATACCAACTACAAGTGGTACTGGATCGGAAGTTACAAATTTTTCAGTTATAACAGACAGAAAAAAAGGCGTAAAATATCCTTTAATTTCAGATGAACTTTTAGCGGATGAAGCAATACTTGATGCAGAGCTTGTAAAAACTGTTCCAGATTTTATTACAGCAGATACAGGTATGGATGTTTTAACTCACGCAATTGAAGCTTATGTTTCATTAAAGTCTACAGATTATACAGATGCTTTAGCTGAAAAATCCATAAAAATGGTTTTTGAAAATTTAATTTCTGCATATAATCATGGGGATAACATGGAAGCTAGAAGAAAAATGCATAATGCATCTTGTATGGCTGGAATAGCATTTAATTCAGCTTCATTAGGCATAAATCATGGAATAGCACATACAATAGGAGGAAGATTTCACCTTTCTCATGGAAAAACCAATGCTATATTATTACCTTATGTAATAGAATTTAATGCAAATATGAAAAATAATTCAATTTATAATTATTCAGATTCTTCAGATAGTAATACAGCAAAAAAATATGCACAAATAGCAAGTATTTTAGGACTTCCATGTCCAACTGTGAGACAAGGTGTGAAAAATCTTATATCGGCCATAAGAAAGTTGCTAAAGGATCTTAAAATACCAAATTCATTTAAAGAAGCAGGTTTAGATAAGAAAGAATTTTATGATGAATTGACTATACTTTCACAAAGGTCTATAGATGACAGATGCAGCAGTACAAATCCTAGGAGTTTAAACATTGAAGAAGTAATTGAATTACTCAAAAAGACGTATAATGGAAAATAG